The Hordeum vulgare subsp. vulgare chromosome 7H, MorexV3_pseudomolecules_assembly, whole genome shotgun sequence DNA window CTGATTATTGCACATAAAATGAGTGTCAATACACTATACTATAGTAGTGTGATTTGGAAAATGTGAATCCAATTTCAGATGAACAATACAAGTAAATTCACACCTCGCTACCCTATTTTAAATGTGATGAGTACTGCTGATCACTTCTTGTCTGAGATTTTCTTCTGAATAGTCAGCTGAATTGAACTTTCTTTTTCTACCAGCAAGAAGCGCATGCTGATCATTTCTATTGTCAAAGAAGCGCAGACTATGTTGGATCCTGACCTTCTCAATATCATACGCTTCACTATTGCGGCCATTCCTTTTGTGCTATTCTTGTTGAAGTCAATCAGAGACATGCAAGTTGTTATTAGGGGCGTAGAACTGGGGATTTGGGTAACCTTGGCCTACCTCACTCAGTCTATTGGGTTAGTTACTGCTGATGCTGGTCGTGCATCTTTCATATCCGCCCTCACCGTAAGATCCTTTCTCAAGCTTAGTCCATAAAGTATTCCATATAAGATATGGTGTATGTTCTTTACTCAAACATATTCAGGTGATCATTGTTCCTTTCTTGGATGGTATTCTTGGAGCAGAAATACCTGCATATACATGACTTGGAGCATGTTTATCAGTTCTCGGGGTTGGTATTCTGGAGTTAAGTGGTTCTCCACCATGTGTAAGTCGACTATCTACATGTAAAGATCCACAAGTTATTCTGCACGTTTTTATTTGTCTTATGGCTTATAATACTGTTCTGTGTCAAGATTAGTGTGCTTTAGAATTTGAGCTCTGAATTAGTGTGCTTTAGAATTTGACCTCTGTATTCTTGATTCATTAAGTTGATAATAACTGCACAACTTGGACATATCATGTATGGCTCAAGCTCCATAGGCAGTGACTACCTGGCTAGATAAGCCATGAATGGTTTATTGTTTTTTTAGCTGTACAGTAGGACAAAGCCCTGCTGCaacttttctttatttattttggttttgTATTGGAATGAACCATTTAAATATTGCAATTGCATCCCCAATCCCCTTTCTTCCTCTCGAATCTACTATGTTTTTCCTGAATCTTTAATTTGATCTCCCTCTTTGTCAAAGTCATCCCTCATGATTGTTGCATGCACCTATGATTGATTTTGTCTCTGCGTACAGTCTTTAGGTTGGTGATCTTCTGACCCTCCTTAGTGCCTTTTGTTTTGGAATTCACATGCTCAGAATCGAGCATATTTCCAGGAAAATGAAGAAAGAAAATTTCCTAGCCCTTGTTGTATGTCAGGTTAGTTATTGACAAAATCTCAatgcttctcttgcatttatcttGTGAAGATTTTCCACTTTCTTCTCGATGAAGTGTTCTAAAAATGGGTTTAAAATCAGGTCGTTGTCGTAGCTGTTGTCTTGGCAGTCTCGTTCATTGTTAAATGCTTCCTCCAGAATGTGGTACCCTGGACGTTAAAATCACGGACACCAACAGAGTTATTCAGTATGATGTCATCGTT harbors:
- the LOC123411406 gene encoding uncharacterized protein LOC123411406 isoform X1: MLVVHLSYPPSPNTCIYMTWSMFISSRGWYSGVKWFSTMCKSTIYIIEHISRKMKKENFLALVVCQVVVVAVVLAVSFIVKCFLQNVVPWTLKSRTPTELFSMMSSFPWLAILYTGIIATTFCLWAEIVAMRDVSATETAIIYGLEPVWGATFAWAIHGERWDITGLIGAVFIILGSLMVQVLGSFLDIDVSEDSYQMNS
- the LOC123411406 gene encoding uncharacterized protein LOC123411406 isoform X2, with translation MLVVHLSYPPSPNTCIYMTWSMFISSRGWYSGVKWFSTMCKSTIYIIEHISRKMKKENFLALVVCQVVVVAVVLAVSFIVKCFLQNVVPWTLKSRTPTELFSMMSSFPWLAILYTGIIATTFCLWAEIVAMRDVSATETAIIYGLEPVWGATFAWAIHGERWDITGLIGAVFIIQPHLLCFGSDGIFQPKTRKTRLYSQE
- the LOC123411406 gene encoding uncharacterized protein LOC123411406 isoform X3 gives rise to the protein MLVVHLSYPPSPNTCIYMTWSMFISSRGWYSGVKWFSTMCKSTIYIIEHISRKMKKENFLALVVCQVVVVAVVLAVSFIVKCFLQNVVPWTLKSRTPTELFSMMSSFPWLAILYTGIIATTFCLWAEIVAMRDVSATETAIIYGLEPVWGATFAWAIHVGSLMVQVLGSFLDIDVSEDSYQMNS